The sequence AAATTATCTAGTATAgctttgttatacatgtattatcagaatgattttcatcaaGTGTATGTTGAAGGAAAAAGTTGGTTTCTAGGTCTAGAAAAGTCTTTAAcagtatttttcaatgatctaACATGGGAACCTACTTTTTCCACTGATTCACTGGAACTGTTTATATATCCCTATTCTATTTGACATCAAAATATTCCCTGTTATAATGGTAGAAATTCTAAAGATGTTACCTTCATCTTAAGTTTGTCAGTGAAAGatgaaattttataatatacTAGATATACTTACACCACTTGTTCTCCGTAAACTGATCACAGTTTCATTTACTGCTGCAGTAACTGAAGTAATGGAACTTGCTGTTACTGTGGCAGAGGATACACTAAGAGCTGATGCTCCATGAATGTTTACAGATACTTCACCACCATTTTCATGGAAGAGACACCTTGGAGATCGCCGCCTGTGTTCTGCGCTAACATCATCAAACATTTCCCAGTTTGAATGACGAGCATCACAAAGGTAACATCTTGAGCTTGTAGGTCCTTCTGTATGGTCATGGTAAAATCCATTTCTAGCAAGAGCCAAAGCATTTCCATTGCCAGTGTAATTGTGAAATGTAGCCAGTCTAAACCATTCACACTGCATTCTCTCTTCTGATGATGGAGGTGGTCCATTGCTCAATCTATCAAAGTATGATCCCAAAGCAAACACATATAAAGGTCTTTCTAGCACACAAATTTCTCTGACAACAGATTttgcagttctttttttttcatttgctggacaccttttaaaatgtcttttgatCTTTTTAAGAaatgctttcttgtttttttcatttGCTGGACACCTCTTAAAATGTCTTTTGGTCTTTTTAAGAAGTGCTTTCTTGTTAAACACTTTGatacaaatgtttctttttcttccttTCTTTTTCACACTTGTAATTTTCCTGTTAAAATCTAAGTGGGAATCCATATCAGAGGACCTGTCATTCATAATAATCTGTGAAGCATTTCTTTTTGTATCTGAAGCAGACCAAAAACCAGATTCTACAGAAATTTGAGATAAATTTTCTTGATCTTCTTCTGATGTTTTAGGCTTGGAACTGTCACTTTCAGACACATGCTTACACTTCACCCTCCTTCTTGTGTGCCTATTCTTTGTCTTTTCCAACAACCCATGTATGGGCTTTGAAGCTTTATTCTTTTGTCTGGTTTTCTTTTGTCTGTTCGTGTTCTTGTGTTCTTTTCTACTTTTCCTATTTGGAAATACATTCTCCCTATTTCTCACACATATTTCTGGACACACAGTGTTGCTGAGGTCCGTATCTTCAGTAACAGAAGCAACACATTTTTTATTGACACAGTCAGGAATGCTTTCATTTTTAGTTTCAGAAGCAGGCACAATGTAGTCAAATGATTTCTCACCAGTTGTAGGCTGCAGCTCTGACTGAGATTTTATACTTGGCCTATGTCTAGAGTAGACGTGTGAAAAGGATGGGAAACTCTTGAGACTATCTGACTGTGCTCTGAAGTGGCTTCTTGTAAAGTAATCAGGAACTAAAGTGACTCCAAAGTAAGTTTcatctacagctgtaaaaaaagGTTCGAATGAATCCTTTGACTTGCTTTCAGTATGTAAACTTAAGTCCCTCGGCAAAAAGTTATTTCTTCTGTGGTCACCTTGTTCAGTATGAACTGATTTCTCTTGAGAAAAATATCTATCAATGTTAAAACTGCTTTTATCAAAAAACTCAGATACAAGAGTTTTAATTTCTGCATGATTCATTTCAACTTCAACATCTTTAATATCAGCATTTAGTTGTCCCCATGAATTATCCTCATATTCTGTCTTTCTGAAATGTTGGCCTAACTTTGGATAAGCCTCTTTATCTGAACTATGAAATTCTTTCAGATCTTTCCTTTCTCTTTCGAAATTGAGGAAGAGGTCGGCCTTTTCAACCATATCATCACCATCAAAGTCACCCTCTGAATTTTCAAATGGTTTTACAGGATTGTGTGGAACAATACAAGctttttcagaattattttctCTACATTCTTTTATCacactgtttttgttttcacATGTTGAACTCTCTGAATTTATATAAACGCGACTTTCAGCGCTATTCACAGAACCTGGTAAATGAGAATTTTCATTTTCTGCTTCCAGTAAGTGATCCTTGATACCACATCTAATATTTTGACTGGAGTCTCTTGAAATTTCGTATGAGCTGAAGTCTTGTGTAAGCAGATCATCCCTGTATGATGACATTGTGCCTAAAGAATATCCTGCTGTACTAGTTGACTTCAAACTATTTTCATCTTGAAATTCTGAAGCAGTTCTGATCTGCTGCTGAGTATTAAATTGTTGCTGAGAGCGTTCGTTAACAGGTTTTTCTCTGGTGTATGCACAATCTGTTAACTGCAGTGGACACATTTCTTTCTGACTTCCAGTACATAAAACCGACTTTAACTCAGTATCGTCTTCCCGGCTCTGGGTAAAATTCGAAAACGGTTCATATTCTGATGGTTCAGAACAACTTTCTCCACTACCTATTCCAAATTTCTTTCTAACTGCATAGTTGGCCTTGAGATGATTAGTATTAAATTCTTTATTTCTTGTCAAAAGTGGCGATGGAAAACCCTCTTCTTCCCTCTCTGTCTCAGCATACTGAGATATTGGTTGAACCTCTTGGATGCCGTTCTGGATGCTCATTCTATCATCTGTTGCCTGTTCTGTCACTTCTTGTACATTACTAACATTAACATCTGATATAACTGACAAGTTACTTTCGTCTACATACCTATTAGATATGTCTAACATATGCTCTGCTTCACTCTGAATGGATGATTCTTGCACTTGTATTGGAAATTTAGAACTGCTACGATTTCTACCGAAAAACTTTTGTGCtttctttttgaacttttttagcCTACTTTCAGTGTTTGTCTTTT is a genomic window of Mercenaria mercenaria strain notata unplaced genomic scaffold, MADL_Memer_1 contig_3740, whole genome shotgun sequence containing:
- the LOC128553361 gene encoding uncharacterized protein LOC128553361, with the protein product MGHCQSKSLSIGKMNGGTIYVTNINHFNSETIKCKKKQNYEDFRHSSSTATVRNGWTNSESNVSVQAESCFCWNSEHSNNSNWFTKNNFQSAKKTNTESRLKKFKKKAQKFFGRNRSSSKFPIQVQESSIQSEAEHMLDISNRYVDESNLSVISDVNVSNVQEVTEQATDDRMSIQNGIQEVQPISQYAETEREEEGFPSPLLTRNKEFNTNHLKANYAVRKKFGIGSGESCSEPSEYEPFSNFTQSREDDTELKSVLCTGSQKEMCPLQLTDCAYTREKPVNERSQQQFNTQQQIRTASEFQDENSLKSTSTAGYSLGTMSSYRDDLLTQDFSSYEISRDSSQNIRCGIKDHLLEAENENSHLPGSVNSAESRVYINSESSTCENKNSVIKECRENNSEKACIVPHNPVKPFENSEGDFDGDDMVEKADLFLNFERERKDLKEFHSSDKEAYPKLGQHFRKTEYEDNSWGQLNADIKDVEVEMNHAEIKTLVSEFFDKSSFNIDRYFSQEKSVHTEQGDHRRNNFLPRDLSLHTESKSKDSFEPFFTAVDETYFGVTLVPDYFTRSHFRAQSDSLKSFPSFSHVYSRHRPSIKSQSELQPTTGEKSFDYIVPASETKNESIPDCVNKKCVASVTEDTDLSNTVCPEICVRNRENVFPNRKSRKEHKNTNRQKKTRQKNKASKPIHGLLEKTKNRHTRRRVKCKHVSESDSSKPKTSEEDQENLSQISVESGFWSASDTKRNASQIIMNDRSSDMDSHLDFNRKITSVKKKGRKRNICIKVFNKKALLKKTKRHFKRCPANEKNKKAFLKKIKRHFKRCPANEKKRTAKSVVREICVLERPLYVFALGSYFDRLSNGPPPSSEERMQCEWFRLATFHNYTGNGNALALARNGFYHDHTEGPTSSRCYLCDARHSNWEMFDDVSAEHRRRSPRCLFHENGGEVSVNIHGASALSVSSATVTASSITSVTAAVNETVISLRRTSGERECLTQQPTEDPENRDCYLLALSQPRTQRALGHSRHSYSTIIAPR